Genomic segment of Prochlorothrix hollandica PCC 9006 = CALU 1027:
ACACCCGTGTTGAGATGCAAAAAGTTGAGATGCAAAAAAGAGCTGGAGGTTTGTCTGTAGAGGAAAGGAGTCTTGTAGAAATTTTTCATAGGTAGGTTTAGGCATACCTAGAGGCTCGGTCACCAGGGGTTCAGGTCTAGGAGTACTGATAACAGTCGCCAGAGGTTTACTTTTTACGGAGACGATAGGTAATGCGGCCCTTAGTCAGATCGTAGGGGGTTAGCTCCACTTTGACCCGATCGCCGGGAAGAATTTTGATGTAGTTACGCCGTATCTTGCCAGAAATGTGGGCTAGCACATTAAAGCCGTTATCGAGATCAACCCGAAACATGGCATTGGGAAGGGACTCTGTTACCGTACCTTCCATTTCAATGAGATCTTGTTTAGACAAGGATTATCGTCTCCTAAGGATGGGGATGAACTGGGATTAATCTCGGATTACAGGGAAATCCATGGTGGAAAACCCCTTGCGGGAGAAACCAGAATGCATCATTGCAACGGATTAAGGGTCTACAGCAGTCCGAGATGGGTTGTGTGGTGTGCGCCCGGAGGGTACACACTACACCAAGGGTTTCAGCCATTGAGATCCTGACAACTGATTTAGGATTGCTGTCTGCAAGATTTCGATAAGGGAAGAGAAACCCCGAACTAGACATTAAGCGGTCATCCTCGACCGGTGAGGATGACCCGTTGTTGACCCGTTGTTGACCTGTTGTTGACCCGTTGAAAAGTATCCAAAACAGCCAGCTTCGTCAGCTAGACAGCAACCCGCTGCTGAATGGCTTCCTGAATGCGGCGGGTCACCTCATCCACTTGAGCACTGCCATTAATGGAAACCAAGTGATTCCGAGACTCATAGAAATCAATCAACGGGGCAGTTTGATCCCGGTAAACCTGAAGGCGATTACGGACAACCGATTCTGAATCATCCTGGCGGCCTCGGCTCAACAGGCGACTAATCAAAATGTCATCGATCACATCTAGGTTGATGGCACAGTCAGAACTTTGACTAATATCGACCAAAATGCCATCTAGCGCCTGGGCTTGGGAGTAGTTGCGGGGAAAACCATCCAGGATCCAACCCTTTTGATCGGGGGTAAGCTGTTGGAGACTTTCTTTGACCAAACCGAGAACGACGGTATCAGGCACTAAATCTCCCTTGGCCATATAGGTGTTGGCTTCCTGGCCCAAAGGAGTGCCTTGGCGCACTGCCGATCGCAGGATTTCACCCGTGGAAATATGGGCAAGACTGAGGGACTCGGCAACAATGGCAGCCTGGGTACCTTTGCCGGCACCGGGTGGCCCTAAAAAAATCAAACGTGCCACTACTGCTTCACCATCCCTTCGTAACGTTGGGAGATCACATAGGTCTGCACCTGTTTAGCGGTATCAATGGCCACGCCCACCAAAATCAGTAGGGATGTGGCACCCAGACCCTGAAAGGTGGTAACCCGAGTCGCTCCTTCGACGATGGTGGGCACAATGGCAACCAAGCCTAGGAAAACGGCTCCCAAAAAGGTCAAGCGATTAATAATGCGGGAGATGTACTCACTGGTGGCCCGACCCGGACGCACACCGGGAATAGTCGCCCCCATACGCTTGAGGTTTTGGGACATATCAACGGGATTAACGACAAGGGAAGCGTAGAAATAACTAAAGAAGAGAATGGTGGTCAGGTAAAAGAGGTAGTAGGCCCAAGGCATAGAGCTGTTGGGACTTAAGTAACCCACCAGTTTAATTAAAAACTCGTTGTTGGTGGAGTTAGCCAGTTGCAGGGGTAGGAACAGAACAGCGGTGGCAAAAATGATGGGCATCACGCCGCCTTGGTTGAGCCGGAGGGGCAGATAGCTGCTCTTCTCGGCGTACATCCGTCGGCCCACTTGGCGTTTGGCGGAAATAATGGGGATCCGTCGTGTGCCTTCTTGAACGAAAACGATGCCGACGATCGTCACCAAAAAGACCAATGACAGGGTGATCACTCCCCCAACTACGGCTCGATCGCCGCTCTTTGCCAGTTCAATAGTTTGCCCCAAGGAACGAGGCAACACCGCCACAATGTTGACGAAAATCAACAGGGAAGCACCATTACCCAAGCCACCTTCGGTAATCACTTCACTGATCCACATTACAAACATCGATCCCGCCACAATGGCCAGAACCGTCTGCACAATAAAGCTAGGACCCGGTTGATAGGCAACCGCGTTGACCCACAGGGCAATCACCGTACCTTGAAGCATTGACCAGCCCAGGGCAACATAACGGGTAATTTGGGAAATCTTGCGACGGCCCGCTTCCCCTTCGTTCTTCTGTAAATCTTCTAAGGAGGGCAGTGCTGCGGTCAGCAATTGCATGATGATAGAAGCATTAATGAAGGGTAAAATCCCCAGGGCAAAGACCCCTAGGGCTGATAGGCCTCCCCCTGAAAAAATATCCAGGAAACCAATCACCCCACCAAAATTGCTATTTTGTAGACGCTCAGAAAACGCAACTCGATCGATACCGGGAACCGGTATGCGAGTACCCAGACGAACCAGAATTAACAGCCCGACGGTTACTAGCAGACGACCCCTAAGACCAGCGCCTTGGGCCATCTGCATGAAGGTTTCCTGGGCAGTCGGAGCTTTGCCACGACTAACAACCATAAAACAAATCCAAAATTGAAATTTCTATGGAATTCAGGGACACTGAGGCCCATAAAGCCCCAAGGCTGTCCCTACTCAATCACTTCACAACTGCCCCCAGCCGCTTCAATTTTGGCCTTGGCACTGGTGGTGAACGCAGCGGCTTGCACCTGAAGCGCGACACTCAGTTCCCCAGTTCCTAGGATTTTGAGGGGACCCTTGTGGGCAGTCAGAATACCGGCTTCCAGCAAAGACTCTAGGGTTACTAGAGTATTCGGAGCCAGATCCACCAGCTCTTTAATATTAATCGTAGTGTATTGCTTTCGATTAATAACCGTAAAGTGCTTCAGTTTGGGAATACGACGGTAAAGGGGCAATTGTCCCCCTTCAAACCCAGGACGGGTACTACGACCCGATCGGGATTTCTGACCCCGCATTCCAAAACCACAACTGGCTCCTTGGCCCGCAGCAATACCCCGACCGACTCGACGACGGCGCTTTTGGGAGCCAGCCTTCGGGCTAGCATCTTCAATACGCATAATGATTAGTCTCCCTAACTGTAGAGTTGTTCGAGGGAAATATCTCGCTCTTCTGCCACATCCTTGAAGGTGCGCAAATTGGCAAGGGCAGCAATGGCAGCGCGAGCATTGTTCAGGGGATTGCTGGACCCCAACTGTTTAGCCAAGATATTCTTGACCCCCGCGAGTTCTAATACAGTGCGCACAGCGCCCCCGGCAATAACCCCGGTTCCTGGAGCCGCAGGACGCATCAGAACCTTAGCCGCGCCACCTCGGCCAACGGAGAGTTGGGGGATGGAACTGCTTTTGGTCAGGGGCACATCCACTAGGTGCTTCTTACCATCGGAGACCCCTTTTTTGACGGCTCCGATCACGTCGTTGGCCTTGCCCACGCCGACACCCACCTGTCCCCTTTCATTGCCGATAACCACAATGGCACGGAAGCTAAGTTTTTTACCCCCCTTAACCACCTTGGTGACTCGGCGAATTTGTACGACTCGCTCTTGCCACTCTGTTTCCTTTTCGCGAGTACGGTTTGCCTTTTTACGGTTTGCCATAACGTTCCTTGTTGAAGCCAATGTGTGCCAACCTAGTGCGTCGTCCCCACCTAGGGTTCTAGAATTGCAGACCCGCCGATCGGGCTGCTTCTGCTAGGATTTTGATCCGACCATGGTAAAGGTTTCCCCCCCGATCGAAGACAACAGTCTCAATGCCTTTTTCGATCGCCCGCTGGGCAATTAATTGACCCACCTTTTCCGAGGCAGAACAATTTGCTCCCGTTGCCAAGGACTCCCGCAACTCTGCATCCAAACTAGAGGCTGCAACTAAGGTGTGGTGGGCGCTATCGTCAATAACCTGAGCATAGATGTGGTTGTTGGAGCGAAAGACGGACAAGCGAGGACGCTCTGCGGTACCAACCACCACCTGGCGAATGCGACGGTGTCTGCGCTCGATGGATTCCCGACGTGTCAGTTTCATGGTTATTTCTTCCCTGTCTTGCCAGCTTTACGGCGGATTTTCTCATCAGCATACCGAACACCCTTGCCCTTATAAGGCTCTGGGGGACGGGCATCCCGAATCGTAGCAGCTACATTACCCACCAATTCCTTATCAATGCCGGAAACAGTAATATTCGTGTTACCTTCCACGGCGAACTGAATACCACTGGGAGGATCCATTTCTACAGGATGACTATAGCCAAGGCTCAACACCAGTTTTTGCCCTTGGACTTGGGCACGATAACCCACACCCGTAATGGCGAGGCGTTTGCTATAACCCTGGGACACACCCTCAACCATATTGGCTACTAAGGTACGGCAGAGTCCGTGGCGCTCCCGTGCGATCCGGGACTCATCAAATCGACTGACGGTAATGGTGTTATCGCTTTGGGCGATGACAATACCCCAGGGCAAAAGCCGCGAAAGTTCCCCCTTGGGTCCTTTAACCGCTACATGCCGACCCTCGATGGTGACTGCCACCTTATCTGGAATTGGAATCGGACGTTTGCCAATTCGAGACACAATCAATCCCTCCTTCTGAGATTCATAAACATGGTTACTGCTGCGTCAGATTAATCAAGCTTGGTTAAGCCTTACCAGACGTAGCACAAAACCTCTCCGCCAACCCCTTGGCGACGGGCTTCCCGATCGGTCATGATGCCTTGGGATGTGGAAATAATGGCAACCCCAATACCACCCAAAACCTTGGGCAATTCTTTACGGTTGGCATAGACCCGTAAACCAGGACGGCTGACACGCTTGAGCACCTTAATGGTGGGCTGGCGATTTTTACCTTTGTATTTAAGCGAGATAACTAAATTCCGCTTAATCCCTTCCCCTTCCTCATCAAAGCTCACAATAAAGCCTTCACTCTGCAACACTTGGGCAATGCTGCGGGTCATCCGTGTGCATGGCACCAGGGTTGTTTGGTGACGCGCCAAATTAGAATTTCGGATGCGCGTCAGCATGTCTGCAATTGGATCATTAACCGCCATAGTTTCCTTTTAGCCTCGCTGAAATCACCTCAATTATCCCGAAAGGGCATTCCCATTTCCCGGAGGAGCGCACGACCTTCTTCATCAGTTTTGGCCGTGGTTACAATGGAAACATCCATGCCGCGAATTTGGTCGATGGTGTCGTAGCTTATTTCTGGAAATAGCAACTGTTCCCGGAGGCCGAGGGTATAGTTACCTCGCCCATCGAAACTACGGGGGCTGACACCTCGAAAGTCTCGAATTCGGGGAAGGGAAAGGTGAATGAGACGCTCCAAGAAAGCATACATTCGCGCACCCCTTAGGGTCACCATGATGCCCACAGGCATTCCTTCGCGAATTTTAAAACCAGCAATGGCTTTCTTGGCTCGGGTTACCACGGGCTTCTGACCCGTAATAACAGCAATCTCCGCCAAGGACGATTCCAGAGCTTTGGAATTGTTGGATGCATCTCCCAGACCGCGATTGATGGTCACTTTGACCAGTTTGGGAACTTGATGAATATTGCCGTAACCAAACTCCTCTGTCAGTTTGGGGACAATCGTTGTGAGATATTGCTCTTTGAGTTGGGTCATTGTGGGCTTAGCCATGAACGAATTGCGAGCCAGATTAACGGGAGATGAGCTATCTCCCAACATCAATCAATAGTTTCTCCAGTTTTCTTGAGCACTCGTACCTTACGACCATCTTCAGTGACGGTGTGGCAAACACGGCTCGCGACTTTTTCTTTATTCGAGTAATGCATCACATTGGAGCTGTGAATGGGAGCTTCGCGGGTGTCAATCTGGCCAGACTCCCCTTCTTGGCGAGGCTTCACATGCTTGGTCTTGATGTTGACCCCCGTCACCACCACCTGGCTAGTGGCCGGAAAGGCTGCAATCACCTCGCCCACTTTGCCTTTATCACGACCTGAGATCACCTGAACGGTGTCCCCTTTCTTGACATGCATAGTGTGGCGGACAGGTTGCTTTTGGGATTTCTTCGCCATTAGATAACCTCCGGTGCAAGGGAGACGATTTTCATATAGTTACGATCGCGCAATTCGCGGGCAACCGGACCAAAAACACGGGTACCTTTCGGATTACCGTCATTATTAATGAGCACGGCTGCATTATCGTCAAACCGAATACTCATACCACTCTCTCGGCGCAAGCCCTTGCGGGTCCGGACAATGACAGCCCTCACCACATCAGACTTTTTAATGGGCATATTGGGAATGGCATCTTTGACCACAGCAATGACCACATCGCCAATGCCGGCGTAGCGGCGGTTGCTGCCCAAGACTCGAATACACATCAGTTTCCGAGCACCGCTGTTATCGGCCACATTGAGATAAGTTTCCTGTTGAATCATGGCTTTACTCCTTAAGGGGCACTGGAACGATCTAAGATTTCTGCCACCTGCCACCGCTTGGTGCGGCTCAACGGACGGGTTTCTCGAATGCGAACACGATCGCCCACATGGCATTCATTGTTCTCATCATGGGCTTTGTAACGTTTAGTTCGGATAACAATTTTGCCGTACTTGGGATGGGCATTGCGGTTTTCCACAGCCACAACAATGGTTTTATCCATCTTGTCACTGACCACCAGCCCAACGCGCTCTTTTACCGCCATGGAACGTTTCTCCGCTTTTCTGATACCTAGTAACTCAACAGCCCGGACACCTGTTTTGACTGGACTCCTGTTGCTGCTAAACAGTGGAGCACTAGTGAACAGATACGGGCGTAATTGGGGATCCCCCCCAAGGGTCCAGAGCAGCCTTAAGACTCTGGCGTAGCCACCGCTTCCCCAGCCCCAGGAGAGACCTGAGCCAGTTGCCGCTCCCGTTCCACTGTCATCAGTTGAGCGAGGCGATGTTTAAGGTGCTGGAACTCATGATTGCGATTTTCCAGTTGCCGAGTTGCTTTCTGAAACCGCAGATCAAACAGCTTACGCTTTGCTTCTAGGATTTCTTTGTCCAGGGTTTCATCGCTGAGTTCCCGGATTTCCCGTGCCTTCGATAGGGCCATCTTTAGCTATCCTCCTGTGTGGGAGTTTCACGAACCACAAATTTAGTTTTGATAGGGAGCTTGTGGGACGCAAGGCGCATAGCCTCCTGGGCTGTGGCCAAGGCAATTCCCCCAACCTCAAACAAAATCCGCTCGGGCTTGACCACTGCCACCCAGAATTCTGGGTTCCCTTTTCCAGATCCCATGCGGGTCTCCGCAGGGCGCATGGTCACGGGCTTATCAGGAAAGACACGAATCCAGATTTTGCCACCCCGCCGGGTGTATCGGGTCATGGCACGACGGGCCGCTTCAATTTGACGGGCCGTCATCCAGCAAGGCTCCAGGGCTTTCAAACCATAGTCCCCAAAAGCCACGGTGTTACCCCGGCTAGCGGTGCCGCGCAACCGTCCGCGCTGCTGCTTACGAAACTTTGTACGTCTTGGGCTGAGCATGACAGGCTTTACTCCTCGTTGGAACGGTCTTCAAACTGCTGGCGGCGACGCTGCTGGCGACGACGAGGCTGAGCCGTCGGGGCGGTACTGGTTTCCTCTTGTCCGGGAATAATCTCGCCTTTGAACACCCACACCTTCACACCCAAGACCCCATAGGTGGTCTGGGCAATGCGGTAGGAATAGTCAATGTCGGCCCGGAGGGTGTGGAGGGGAACCCGGCCTTCCCGAGTCCATTCGGTACGGGCAATTTCTGCGCCGTTCAAGCGGCCACTGACTTGGATTTTGATGCCCAAAACCCCTGCCCGTTGTGCCCGCTGCATGGCTTGGCGCACAACTCTACGGAAGGACACCCGACGCTCTAGCTGCTGGGCGATATACTCCCCAATTAACGCAGCATCGGCATCGACCCGCTCCACTTCGACCACATTGATGCGAATCTGGCGATCGCTGCCCCCCAACTGTTTCTGAAGACCTTGGCGGAGGGACTCAATGCCCGCTCCCCCACGACCCACCACAACCCCAGGACGGGCTGTGCGAATTTCCAGATCAATCTGGTCTGCTTTACGCTCAATGCGAATTCCTGACAATCCAGCATTACTCAAGGTTTTTTCGATATAACCCCGGATTTTATAGTCTTCCTGGAGCAACCCAGGATAACGCTTGGGGTCAGCAAACCACTGGGAGCGATGCTCTTGGGTAATGCCGAGGCGTAAACCAATTGGATGAATTTTCTGTCCCACGAACCTCTGATCTCCTGCTTTAGACGGTGCAAATGGCTGGTACTGTACGGCAAACCTGACGACACCTAGACCAAAATCCTGACGGTAATTCAGGCCAAGGGGCAGGGCATACCGGGATTAGTCGTCCACGGAGGGGGCTACCGCTAACGTGATGTGACAGGTGGGCTTACGGATCTGGTAGGCACGACCTTGGGCACGGGGACGATAGCGCTTCAGCACTGGCCCTTGATCAGCAAAGGCTTTGCTAACCACTAAGGTGGCGGGATCTAAACCCAAATTGTGTTCCGCATTAGCCACCGCCGATCGCAGCACCTTGAGGATGGGATCACAGGCGCGATAGGGCATAAACTCCAGGAGAATTAATGCATCCCGATAGGTTTGTCCTCGAATCTGATCAAGAACACGCCGGACTTTCCGGGGAGAAGTTCGGATATAACGCCCACTCGCCTGGGCTTCTGATGTTGTATCAATTGCCATATTCAGTGTCCTAAGCTGTCAATGGAGTTTGGGCTAGGTTGATGGAGCAAAACGGGTATGTCGGAAGAATAAGGCTCTAAAAAGCCTTCAACATGGCCAGAACCGCACCGATCAACCCTATCGGTTCACCCGATCCTATCGCCCGCCCTTCTTATCTTTGATGTGTCCTTTAAAGGTGCGTGTTAGGGCAAATTCACCCAACTTATGGCCCACCATTTGCTCAGTCACATAAACCGGCACATGTTGCCGCCCATTGTGAACAGCGATGGTGTGACCAATCATCTGGGGCAAAATGGTAGAAGCCCGTGACCACGTTTTGATAACCTGTTTTTCGCCTTTGGCATTGAGCTTTTCCACCTTCTTCATGAGGTGGTCTGCCACAAATGGCCCTTTCTTAAGTGAACGTCCCATAGCTTGCCTCGAACATAATCACTGCATGAGGAGTAAAACTCGATGGGTAGGAAGGGGTTTAAATCCTTCCCACCGCTGCACCTTAGGATTCGCGACCTCCCCGACCGCGTTTCGAGGAGCGACGACGACGACGTAGGATGTACTTATTGCTGTGCTTATTCTTTTTACGGGTTTTATACCCTAAAGCAGGCTTACCCCAAGGGGTCACGGGTCCCGATCGGCCAATGGGAGCACGACCCTCACCACCCCCATGGGGGTGATCGACAGGGTTCATGACACTGCCTCGCACTTGGGGACGACGGCCCAACCAGCGCTTCCGTCCAGCCTTACCAAGGCGGGTATTCCGATCTTCAGCATTGCCCACTTGGCCGATGGTGGCGTAGCATTCCTTGCGGATCAAACGCACTTCGCCAGAGGGTAACTTGAGGGCAACATAGTTCCCCTCTTTGGCCACCACCTGGGCGGAAGTCCCTGCGGCTCGAACAATTTGGCCTCCCTTACCCGCCACCAGTTCCACATTGTGGACGGCGGTTCCTAGGGGAATGGCATACAAGGGAAGCGCATTACCCACCTCAATGGGGGAGTTCTCTCCCGCCATGATTTCAGTTTCGACAGCTAAACCCGTGGGGTGCAAGATATAGCGTTTTTCGCCATCTTGGTACTGAACCAAGGCAATGCGGGCGTTACGGTTAGGATCATATTCCACCGTCAGCACCTTGGCAGGCATCTCTCGCTTATCGCGACGGAAGTCAATGATACGGTAGCGGCGCTTATGGCCACCCCCCCGATGTCGGCAGGTGATAACCCCTCGGTTATTACGTCCCTTGGGACGATGCCGGGATTTGGTGAGGGATTTCTCCGGCTTGCTGGCGGTGAGTTCAGCAAAGTCGGCTACAGTCCGCTCCCGAGTTCCGGGGGTATAAGGTCGATATATACGGATGCCCATCGTTCAAAACTTGAGTTGGTTGACGGTAACTGGGGGGAATTTTCCTCTGGGGAGGTTTAAACCTCGGGGAAGAGGATAATTTCATCCTCTGGAGCAAGGCGTACGATCGCCCGCTTATATCGGGGTTTATACCCCATAAAACGTCCAACACGACGGCGCTTAGGGGGATTGTTCATGGTGCTAATGCCCACGACTTTCACCTTAAACAGTTCTTGGATTGCCGCTTTAATTTCCGGCTTGGTAGCCCGACGATCGACTTCAAAAACATACTGGTTATAGCCCAGAAGCTGCGTCGCCTTTTCAGTGATCAAGGGTCGCTTGATCAAATCGGCTAAATGGCGAGAATCGTACTGAACCGGTGCCTTCGGCTTTGCTTTTCTAGTCACCATACACCTCCTGTAATTTTGTGAGGGCTGTAGCAGTCACCACAATGGTGTCTGCGTGAAGAACATCAAATACATTGAGGTTTTGGCTGGTGATCAGCCGAATGTTGGGAACATTGCGCACCGACAAATACACCGACTCTTGGCGCTCTGGCAAAATCAAAAGAATCTTGCTGTCGGCAGCCACACCCCAACGATCAAAGGCTGCGATCACCTCTTTTGTTTTGGGGGACGACAATTGCTCTGCAAAGTCTTGCACCACCACCAAATCTTCAGCGCGGCTATGGAAGGCGGTGCGAATGGCAAGCCGCCGTTCCTTACGGTTCATTTTGATGTTGTAGTCTTTGGGTTTGGGTCCAAAGGTGACACCCCCACCCGGTAATAACGGCGATCGGGTAGAACCCGCACGGGCACGCCCCGTTCCCTTTTGCCGCCACGGCTTACGACCACCACCCCGCACCTCAGACCGGGTCTTAGTAGACACCGTTCCCTGGCGGGCATTGGTCAACTGCCGCCGCAGCGCCCGGTGCACCACATGGGATGCATTCTCTTCCTTAGCAACCTTCAAATCCAGGGAAGCGGCACCCGCCTCTTCTCCCTGCCAATTACGAACGACACATTCAACCATAACGTTTGCCTCTCTTCGGAGCCGATTGATCCTGGCCTTGAACTACACCTAAAACAACAGGGTGGATAACTAGAAGGGTGCAATATTGAGCAATGCACCCGGTTTGCCAGGAACAGCACCTTTGATCAGCAAAACATTTTGCTCTGGATCAACTCTGACAATTTCCAACTTACGGATGGTAACGGTTTTGTTACCCAATTGACCCGCCATCCGCTTACCGGGATAAATACGCCCTGGGGTAGTCCCCGCCCCCGTGGAACCGGGCAAGCGATGGTTCTTAGAACCGTGGCTCATGGGTCCTCGGGCAAAATTGTGGCGCTTTTGATAGCCTGCAAAACCACGACCAATGCTCTTACCGGTGACATTGACCAGTTGACCGGCCTCAAACATATCCACCGTTAAGGTTTGACCCAACTCAAAGGCTAGTGGCTCAGCCACCCGGTACTCTTTGAGGTGCTTTAGGGGAGGGGCACCCGATTTTTGGAGGTGGCCCAGGGTCGGCTTATTCACTAACTTTTCGCGGACTTCGTGATAACCCACCTGGATGGCTTCATAACCATCAGTTTGCTTGGTTTTCACCTGAGTAACCCTGCAAGGACCCGCTTGGACGACCGTAATGGGTATGGCCTTGCCGTTTTCGTCAAAAATTTGGGTCATGCCCAATTTTGTGCCGAGAATACCAACAGACACAGCTCTGCATCTCCCTTGTTCAGACAGATCAACAACTTGGATTCCTACCATATTGCCGCCGCCATCCCCAAGATGAGATGCAGGAGCCGGGACAACATCGGGTAGTCTGAAGCGTAGGGGCACCGACCCACTACCTCCAGGGATCCGGAAGCGTTAGCGAGATCAGCCAT
This window contains:
- the infA gene encoding translation initiation factor IF-1: MSKQDLIEMEGTVTESLPNAMFRVDLDNGFNVLAHISGKIRRNYIKILPGDRVKVELTPYDLTKGRITYRLRKK
- a CDS encoding adenylate kinase, which produces MARLIFLGPPGAGKGTQAAIVAESLSLAHISTGEILRSAVRQGTPLGQEANTYMAKGDLVPDTVVLGLVKESLQQLTPDQKGWILDGFPRNYSQAQALDGILVDISQSSDCAINLDVIDDILISRLLSRGRQDDSESVVRNRLQVYRDQTAPLIDFYESRNHLVSINGSAQVDEVTRRIQEAIQQRVAV
- the secY gene encoding preprotein translocase subunit SecY, which codes for MVVSRGKAPTAQETFMQMAQGAGLRGRLLVTVGLLILVRLGTRIPVPGIDRVAFSERLQNSNFGGVIGFLDIFSGGGLSALGVFALGILPFINASIIMQLLTAALPSLEDLQKNEGEAGRRKISQITRYVALGWSMLQGTVIALWVNAVAYQPGPSFIVQTVLAIVAGSMFVMWISEVITEGGLGNGASLLIFVNIVAVLPRSLGQTIELAKSGDRAVVGGVITLSLVFLVTIVGIVFVQEGTRRIPIISAKRQVGRRMYAEKSSYLPLRLNQGGVMPIIFATAVLFLPLQLANSTNNEFLIKLVGYLSPNSSMPWAYYLFYLTTILFFSYFYASLVVNPVDMSQNLKRMGATIPGVRPGRATSEYISRIINRLTFLGAVFLGLVAIVPTIVEGATRVTTFQGLGATSLLILVGVAIDTAKQVQTYVISQRYEGMVKQ
- the rplO gene encoding 50S ribosomal protein L15, with the translated sequence MRIEDASPKAGSQKRRRRVGRGIAAGQGASCGFGMRGQKSRSGRSTRPGFEGGQLPLYRRIPKLKHFTVINRKQYTTINIKELVDLAPNTLVTLESLLEAGILTAHKGPLKILGTGELSVALQVQAAAFTTSAKAKIEAAGGSCEVIE
- the rpsE gene encoding 30S ribosomal protein S5; its protein translation is MANRKKANRTREKETEWQERVVQIRRVTKVVKGGKKLSFRAIVVIGNERGQVGVGVGKANDVIGAVKKGVSDGKKHLVDVPLTKSSSIPQLSVGRGGAAKVLMRPAAPGTGVIAGGAVRTVLELAGVKNILAKQLGSSNPLNNARAAIAALANLRTFKDVAEERDISLEQLYS
- the rplR gene encoding 50S ribosomal protein L18 encodes the protein MKLTRRESIERRHRRIRQVVVGTAERPRLSVFRSNNHIYAQVIDDSAHHTLVAASSLDAELRESLATGANCSASEKVGQLIAQRAIEKGIETVVFDRGGNLYHGRIKILAEAARSAGLQF
- the rplF gene encoding 50S ribosomal protein L6; amino-acid sequence: MSRIGKRPIPIPDKVAVTIEGRHVAVKGPKGELSRLLPWGIVIAQSDNTITVSRFDESRIARERHGLCRTLVANMVEGVSQGYSKRLAITGVGYRAQVQGQKLVLSLGYSHPVEMDPPSGIQFAVEGNTNITVSGIDKELVGNVAATIRDARPPEPYKGKGVRYADEKIRRKAGKTGKK
- the rpsH gene encoding 30S ribosomal protein S8 produces the protein MAVNDPIADMLTRIRNSNLARHQTTLVPCTRMTRSIAQVLQSEGFIVSFDEEGEGIKRNLVISLKYKGKNRQPTIKVLKRVSRPGLRVYANRKELPKVLGGIGVAIISTSQGIMTDREARRQGVGGEVLCYVW
- the rplE gene encoding 50S ribosomal protein L5 encodes the protein MAKPTMTQLKEQYLTTIVPKLTEEFGYGNIHQVPKLVKVTINRGLGDASNNSKALESSLAEIAVITGQKPVVTRAKKAIAGFKIREGMPVGIMVTLRGARMYAFLERLIHLSLPRIRDFRGVSPRSFDGRGNYTLGLREQLLFPEISYDTIDQIRGMDVSIVTTAKTDEEGRALLREMGMPFRDN
- the rplX gene encoding 50S ribosomal protein L24: MAKKSQKQPVRHTMHVKKGDTVQVISGRDKGKVGEVIAAFPATSQVVVTGVNIKTKHVKPRQEGESGQIDTREAPIHSSNVMHYSNKEKVASRVCHTVTEDGRKVRVLKKTGETID
- the rplN gene encoding 50S ribosomal protein L14, which translates into the protein MIQQETYLNVADNSGARKLMCIRVLGSNRRYAGIGDVVIAVVKDAIPNMPIKKSDVVRAVIVRTRKGLRRESGMSIRFDDNAAVLINNDGNPKGTRVFGPVARELRDRNYMKIVSLAPEVI
- the rpsQ gene encoding 30S ribosomal protein S17 is translated as MAVKERVGLVVSDKMDKTIVVAVENRNAHPKYGKIVIRTKRYKAHDENNECHVGDRVRIRETRPLSRTKRWQVAEILDRSSAP
- the rpmC gene encoding 50S ribosomal protein L29 encodes the protein MALSKAREIRELSDETLDKEILEAKRKLFDLRFQKATRQLENRNHEFQHLKHRLAQLMTVERERQLAQVSPGAGEAVATPES
- the rplP gene encoding 50S ribosomal protein L16 — its product is MLSPRRTKFRKQQRGRLRGTASRGNTVAFGDYGLKALEPCWMTARQIEAARRAMTRYTRRGGKIWIRVFPDKPVTMRPAETRMGSGKGNPEFWVAVVKPERILFEVGGIALATAQEAMRLASHKLPIKTKFVVRETPTQEDS
- the rpsC gene encoding 30S ribosomal protein S3, translating into MGQKIHPIGLRLGITQEHRSQWFADPKRYPGLLQEDYKIRGYIEKTLSNAGLSGIRIERKADQIDLEIRTARPGVVVGRGGAGIESLRQGLQKQLGGSDRQIRINVVEVERVDADAALIGEYIAQQLERRVSFRRVVRQAMQRAQRAGVLGIKIQVSGRLNGAEIARTEWTREGRVPLHTLRADIDYSYRIAQTTYGVLGVKVWVFKGEIIPGQEETSTAPTAQPRRRQQRRRQQFEDRSNEE
- the rplV gene encoding 50S ribosomal protein L22; protein product: MAIDTTSEAQASGRYIRTSPRKVRRVLDQIRGQTYRDALILLEFMPYRACDPILKVLRSAVANAEHNLGLDPATLVVSKAFADQGPVLKRYRPRAQGRAYQIRKPTCHITLAVAPSVDD
- the rpsS gene encoding 30S ribosomal protein S19, producing MGRSLKKGPFVADHLMKKVEKLNAKGEKQVIKTWSRASTILPQMIGHTIAVHNGRQHVPVYVTEQMVGHKLGEFALTRTFKGHIKDKKGGR